A stretch of the Denticeps clupeoides chromosome 6, fDenClu1.1, whole genome shotgun sequence genome encodes the following:
- the castor2 gene encoding cytosolic arginine sensor for mTORC1 subunit 2, with protein sequence MELHILEHSLKVASIAKEGIQICTHGLIKLAFLPSRSRCKFFSLTETPEDYTIIVDEDGFKELPQSEYLSVAEATWLALNVVSGGGSATSSQPIGVTKIAKSVIAPLADHNISVFMLSTYQTDFILVRERDLPMVMHTLSSEFTLLRLVNGETVAASCSAATNGFVKPKLVPRPVIHPLSSPSNMFCVTSLDPDTLPSVATLLMDVMFYSSGVKEYGEDAGDIRFFSFSLIEGYISLVMDEGTTQRFPNNVLFTSASGELWKMVRIGGQPLGFDECGIVAQISEPLATADIPAYYISTFKFDHALVPEEHIESVIGALRTNGSTGQ encoded by the exons ATGGAGTTGCACATTCTAGAGCACAGCTTAAAAGTAGCGAGTATAGCCAAAGAAGGCATCCAGATCTGCACCCACGGCTTGATCAAGCTGGCCTTCCTGCCCTCCAGAAGCAG GTGCAAGTTCTTCAGTCTAACAGAAACCCCGGAGGATTACACCATCATCGTGGATGAAGATGGATTTAAAG AGCTGCCGCAGTCGGAGTACTTGAGTGTTGCTGAAGCTACGTGGCTGGCGCTCAATGTGGTGTCAGGGGGTGGGAGTGCCACCAGCTCCCAGCCAATAGGAGTGACTAAAATCGCCAAGTCTGTGATTGCCCCACTGGCTGACCACAACATCTCCGTCTTCATGCTGTCCACCTATCAGACGGACTTCATTCTG GTTCGAGAGAGAGATCTGCCCATGGTCATGCACACCCTGTCATCTGAGTTCACTCTTCTCAGGCTTGTAAATGGAGAGACTGTGGCTGCCAGCTGCTCTGCAGCCACAAATGGCTTTGTGAAACCAAAACTTG TCCCTCGGCCTGTAATCCATCCACTGTCCAGCCCTAGTAACATGTTCTGTGTGACCAGCCTGGATCCTGACACGCTGCCTTCGGTGGCCACCCTGCTCATGGATGTCATGTTTTACTCTAGCGG AGTGAAGGAGTATGGTGAAGATGCCGGAGACATCCgcttcttttccttttctctgatAGAGGGCTACATCTCCCTGGTGATGGATGAAGGGACGACACAGAG GTTTCCCAACAATGTCCTTTTCACCAGTGCTTCAGGAGAGCTCTGGAAAATGGTCCGCATTGGAGGGCAGCCCCTGGGCTTTG ATGAGTGTGGAATCGTTGCACAGATATCGGAACCGCTGGCTACTGCCGACATTCCAGCGTACTACATTAGTACCTTCAAGTTCGACC